The following are encoded in a window of Rosa chinensis cultivar Old Blush chromosome 4, RchiOBHm-V2, whole genome shotgun sequence genomic DNA:
- the LOC112198990 gene encoding uncharacterized protein LOC112198990, with the protein MKREIAAYVSRCLICQQVKAERQKPSGLLQPLPIPEWKWEHITMDFVSGLPRTRNGHDSIWVIVDRLTKSAHFLPINKTYGMNKLAELYVNEIVKLHGPPVSIVSDRDPRFTSKFWKSLHEALGTGLSFSTAFHPQTDVGERKLIGPEIVRITTEKIKLIKEKLKAAQSRQKSYADNRRKDLEFQKGDWVFLKLSPWKGVVRFGKQGKLSPRFIGPFMIKDRVGPVAYRLILPPRLSKIHDVFHVSLLRKYIADPSHVLEEQPIRLKEDLTYEEEPIQILDRREQVLRNKTIPLVKVLWSNHLVEEATWEPEYLMRRQYPHLF; encoded by the exons ATGAAAAGGGAAATTGCAGCGTATGTAAGTAGGTGCTTGATATGCCAACAAGTAAAAGCAGAAAGACAGAAACCTTCGGGATTGCTACAGCCGTTGCCTATTCCggagtggaagtgggagcacaTCACCATGGATTTTGTTTCAGGTCTTCCTCGAACTCGCAATGGTCATGAtagtatttgggtgattgtggatcgactcaCCAAGTCTGCTCATTTCTTACCTATTAACAAGACTTATGGGATGAACAAGCTGGCGGAACTGTATGTTAATGAAATCGTAAAACTTCATGGACCACCCGTTTCCATTGTCTCTGATCGAGATCCTCGTTTCACCTCAAAATTTTGGAAGAGCCTACATGAGGCTTTAGGTACTGGATTGAGTTTTAGCACGGCATTTCATCCGCAGACTGATG tgggagaaagaaaGCTCATAGGTCCAGAGATTGTGCGGATTACCACCGAAAAAATTAAGTTGATCAAAGAAAAACTCAAGGCAGCTCAGAGTAGACAAAAGAGTTATGCGGATAACCGCAGGAAAGACTTGGAATTTCAAAAGGGTGATTGGGTGTTCTTGAAATTGTCTCCCTGGAAGGGCGTAGTAAGGTTTGGAAAGCAGGGGAAGCTTAGTCCCCGATTCATTGGACCTTTTATGATTAAAGATCGAGTTGGCCCAGTTGCATATAGATTGATTCTACCTCCGAGGTTATCCAAGATCCATGATGTCTTCCACGTGTCCTTGCTCCGCAAGTATATTGCTGATCCCTCTCATGTCTTAGAGGAACAGCCCATTCGTTTAAAGGAGGACCTGACTTATGAGGAAGAACCGATCCAGATACTCGACAGAAGGGAGCAGGTCCTtagaaacaaaacaataccTTTAGTTAAAGTATTGTGGAGTAATCATCTAGTggaagaagctacttgggaaccggAATATCTAATGAGACGACAGTACCCCCACCTGTTTTGA